The Polaribacter sp. Q13 sequence TAATTTCCGATCCATCCTTTTTAGGTATAAGTAAAGCAAAAACTACCGCAATAATTGAGTTTATAATTAAAAGTATCCAACTCTTTTTAAAAGAATTGTTTACAGATAATGCTTTCGGAGATTTTAAGAAAATAGCACATATAGTTAATAAAAGAATCGTTCCAGAAATCCAAATAGTGCTATCTTTTGCATAAATAAGTACGTTATTTATTTTATTAAAAATAAATAATTGATGAGATTCTTCCATAGAATCGTTCCAAAATAAGTATGCAAAATAGATTATTAAGGGTGAAATAAACCCAATAATTGGAGTTAATAAAGTGTGAAATGAAACTTTTTTCCGCAATAAAATAGCAGCATAAATTAAGAAGATAAAAACCAAGGTAAAGGGTTCCAGAATAAAAAGAACACCCAACCAAAAACCACTGTCAAATAATTTCTGAATTACCTTTTTAGGAGAACGTAAACTATATATTTTTCTTAAAAAAAGAAGGTAAATTATTAGCATTATAAAGGTTTTAAGCTCAAGTAGCTTAGGAATAAAAAGTATGGTTGCTAATACATAAATGAAGAAAGCATAAGAATGATCAAAAGTTAGTTTGTTTTTTGAAATAATAAAATTAAAAAAGAAAAAAACAATCAAAAAAAGCAATAAAAAAGAGAGGTTTTCTAGTGCACTTAACCAAGTAAAAGCGTCTGTAAAAAAGCTAGAAAAAATAGTAATTAAAAAGAAGCAAAAAAACAGCCCTAAATAGCTGATAAAATTGATTGGTTTAGATTTCTCTAAAAAATTGGCTAGCATGGTTTCTTTTGTTATTTTTGCAGCGTAAAGATAATTAAGTTATGATAGCAAGCAATATTTTTAGACTGATTGGTAGTTTATTTACTGATTTTTTATTCCTACCTTTTAACTGGTTACGCACAAGTGTAGCACAAGCAGATTTAGGTTGGTGGATTTCTA is a genomic window containing:
- a CDS encoding DUF6427 family protein; the encoded protein is MLANFLEKSKPINFISYLGLFFCFFLITIFSSFFTDAFTWLSALENLSFLLLFLIVFFFFNFIISKNKLTFDHSYAFFIYVLATILFIPKLLELKTFIMLIIYLLFLRKIYSLRSPKKVIQKLFDSGFWLGVLFILEPFTLVFIFLIYAAILLRKKVSFHTLLTPIIGFISPLIIYFAYLFWNDSMEESHQLFIFNKINNVLIYAKDSTIWISGTILLLTICAIFLKSPKALSVNNSFKKSWILLIINSIIAVVFALLIPKKDGSEIIFLLVPTSIIIANGFEVIEKMMVKNILAVLLLIGTILTFFLS